The genomic stretch AATATGGAAAATAACCTTAAAACAGAAATTTTCTCCTATTTCAAGCAGATGCAAACTGTCTTTTTCGCAACCTGCGATGAAGAACGCCCGTATGTTCGACCCATGCTGTTATTGTATGTTGATAAAAAATTCTGGGTAGCAACGGGTGCCAATGATGCAAAAACCCCACAGCTGAAAAACAATCCACATTTTGAGTTCTGTTATTTCATCGAAAAGGAACAAGATCATGGCTACATTCGAGGTTCTGGAGTTGTTGAATTCATAGCTGATCTGAATT from Candidatus Cloacimonadota bacterium encodes the following:
- a CDS encoding pyridoxamine 5'-phosphate oxidase family protein, which encodes MENNLKTEIFSYFKQMQTVFFATCDEERPYVRPMLLLYVDKKFWVATGANDAKTPQLKNNPHFEFCYFIEKEQDHGYIRGSGVVEFIADLNLRKKFIDNFGYIRHYWQKQDNPNYILLECMIKNFEFIRPGENTSDKLEL